The window GAAGTCGGCTCCCAGGCCGGCGTAGACCCTTAAATCCTCTTCCGCGGCCGCATCTACGATGCAGGGGATTCCCAGGCGGTTTGCCAGACGGATCACTGTTTCCGCATCCACCATCTCCTTTTGGACGCAGTGATGGGATTTGACGAAAACCACCGCCAGCGTGCGTTCTGTCACAGCCTGTTCTATATCATCGGCCGTAGAGCCGTTGGCATAGCCGGCCTCTTTAATGGTTCCTCCTCCAACCTGGATCATCTGGGCAATGGGGGCGCCGAAGTCCACATTCTGCCCCTTTAAGAGAATCACTTCTCTTTTAGGCTCAAGGGGCAGAATATCATAAAGATGTTTTACCTTTTGAAGATTGCCCCTGCAGATCAGGGAAGCCACTGCCAGGGCAATGCCCGCAGAAGCGCTTGAAGTAACGCAGGCATCCTCTATCCCGATCATGCTTCCGATCTTCCTTCCTGCCCATGCATAGAGATCGTCAATCACCACGTAATTTCCAGCTGCCTCCACCAGCGCTTCCCCCACCCCTTTTGAAATGGTAGAAACGCCCAGCTTGGTCATTCTCCCGGAAGCATTGATCACGGCCTGTAAGCCGTTTCTGCTATATATGTTTTCCATATTCATACTCCTTAGTGACTCTTACAGGATGCCAAGCAGGGAAGCGATGACAGCCACTGCCACAACCGTAAGCAGAATCCTGTTATAGTAAGGCCCCTTTTTCCTTAAATAAGTATAGATGGTAAATACGGCCGCCAAAGGCAGTAAGCCAGGGGCTATGGTATTTAATATATCCTGGACCACGATCTGGGTTCCGCTGACAAATTCAAATTTCAGCGGAGTGGTGATGTTTACATAGCTTGCAGATAATGCCCCCATCATGGTAAGACCGATGACATTGGCCGTAAAAATGATGGATTTCATCTTCCCGCCGTGGAGCAGGGA of the Lacrimispora indolis DSM 755 genome contains:
- a CDS encoding DgaE family pyridoxal phosphate-dependent ammonia lyase encodes the protein MENIYSRNGLQAVINASGRMTKLGVSTISKGVGEALVEAAGNYVVIDDLYAWAGRKIGSMIGIEDACVTSSASAGIALAVASLICRGNLQKVKHLYDILPLEPKREVILLKGQNVDFGAPIAQMIQVGGGTIKEAGYANGSTADDIEQAVTERTLAVVFVKSHHCVQKEMVDAETVIRLANRLGIPCIVDAAAEEDLRVYAGLGADFVCYSGAKAIEGPTSGFAACKTKELADHMRLQYKGIGRTMKVGKECTMGLVKAIEEYLAGEKTSPVTKEELEAFAARVGEIRGCKTSMIKDEAGREIYRCRIEFDPELYGMDAKTLVEKLKEGTVAVFTRDYQANLGSIAVDPRPLNSVAELNMIHERLVKIQQSAKEGM